The nucleotide sequence TCAAAGAAGATTCAGCCATTCAAGAGCACATTAGCTTCGAGATAGTTAGCCACGATCACCTCATATATTTTTATGTATGGTGTCCTAGGCACCTAAAGGACTATGTAGAGAGTCAAATATATGCTCAATACCCATTAGTCCAGATAACCGAAATGGATAAAGATTATAGTAAAAAGGACTTATTGGGTCGAACCGCCTTTACGACAGAGGTTGTACTGGTTAAAAATCAAATCTTCCCTATAAAAACATTCGCAACATTCGAGGTTGACCCTTTAGCAGGGCTAACTACTGTACTGTCGAGTCTTGGTGATAGCGAAGAAATTTGGATTCAAATGCTACTGGAACCAGTCGATGACAGCTGGCATAAGGCATCTTTAGCCTATGTAGATGAAGTCAAGAATGGAAAGAAGTTAGGACTATCGGACGATTTACGCAACAAGTCCTTGAAGGCTCCCGGAAAACTAATCAGCAGCTTGGTCTCCGCTGCTTTTACGCCTGAAACATACCGTGAAAATTCATCGGCAAAGAGTAAAGGTGGTGATAAAAAAGAATTATCTCCAGGGCAGACCACACTTTTGGCGGCCGTTGAAGCAAAAGCAGAGAAGCTAGGCTATGGGGTTAAGATACGAGTATGCTATATTGGCCAAAATCCAGCGGCTGCAAAGCAACGCTTGCAGGCTCTGGTTGGTGGCTTTAAGCAATTCAATACAGTCAATTTGAATGGTTTTGGTGGAACCCAAATGGTTGAGGGGACGGATGGGCTAGAAGACTACCAATCGAGAAAATTCGAAGACGATGGCTACATACTAAATATCGAAGAGGCGGCTAGTATATTTCATTTGCCCCACACCAGCGTGGAGACCCCCAATATAGCCTACACCTCGACCAAAGTAGGGGAGCCGCCCGCGGGACTACCAACCCTAAATAACACTAAAGCCGAAGACCTAAGCCTGTTTGGCAGCACTACTTTTAGGCAGGGGAATATAAAATTCGGAATTAAAAGAATAGACCGCGAGAGGCACCTCTATATTATTGGAAAGAGTGGAGTCGGAAAATCATTTATGCTTAACTTGCTGACTCTGAGTGATATATATCAAAATGAAGGCTTCGCGGTAGTGGACCCACATGGGGATTTTGCACAAGACATTATGAAGTTTATACCTGAGAATCGAATCAAAGATGTTATCTACATCAACCCAGATGATTCCAACTTCCCCGTAGCATTTAACCCCATGGAGTACACGGATGAAAATCGGCGAAATAATATAGCCTCCGAAATAGTTGGTGTACTAAAAAAGATGTTCGGAGATAGCTGGGGTCCTAGACTAGAGCATATTTTGAGGTTTACTCTATTGGCATTACTAGAGACACCCGACACAACAATGCTAGGCATTACCCGAATGTTAACCGACAAAAACTACCGCAAAACGATTGTGGATAACATATCTGATCCTATCGTGAAAGCCTTCTGGGTTACAGAGTTCGCTAGCTGGAACGATAAATTTGCCTCAGAAGCTGTTCAGCCAGTCCTCAACAAAGTTGGGGCCTTCACTGCTGTGCCGATCGTTAGAAATATTATCGGCCAGCCTAAGAGCTCATTTTCATTCAGAGAAGCTATGGATAATGGCAAGATAATTATTGTCAATTTAAGTAGGGGCTTAATTGGTGAGGACAACGCCGCAATATTAGGTTCACTAATTATTACCAAAATCCAACTCGATGCCATGAGTAGATCTGATATAAAAAATGTTGCTGATCGAAGGCCATTCTACCTATATGTAGATGAGTTTCAGAATTTTGCGACCGAGTCTTTTGCCGTCATATTATCCGAAGCCCGAAAGTATGGCCTAAGATTGACAGTAGCTAATCAGTACATCTCGCAGATGCCTGATGAAGTTAGGGACGCGGTGTTTGGCAATGTTGGCTCAATGGTAACCTTCCGTGTTGGTGCTGATGACGCCGACTACCTATCAAAGTACTTTGAGCCGGTATTTGAGCCTAAAGACCTTGTAAACCTTGATAAGCGAGATATATATGTATCTATGAGCATTGGCGGACAAACCTCTAATGCGTTTAGTGCCAAGAGCCTAAATATGCCAACTCCACAATATGATCATACCCAAGCAATTATAGAAAACTCGCGAGAGAATTACTCTTTGAAGAGGGCAGATGTAGAGGCTCTAATCGCAAACTGGGTATCCCCGGAAAGTCCCAAGGGAAATGAATCTAATGGCAAACCACAGTTGACTGGAGGCAATAGTGCTAATCCCGTCGCTAACACAGCTTCTGCTAAGCCTGCTCAGATAAGGCCAGAAATAAGCGGCGTAGAGCCCAAAAAATATAGTGAGCTGATTAAAAGCAAGCCTAATACTAATCGCAAAAGATACAACAATAGCAACAAGTATAAGAGTAATAAGTCATATTAGAAAGTAGGCTCTTTTGCCTACGCAAAAGGTATAAAGAGCAGTACTGAGACACCTTAATTAGGATATTTTATTGTGTCGCACAATATATCTTTTGCGACATGCGCAATATATTTACAGTAATTTAACGAATATTTTTTATATCCTGATATTATATCCATTTGATAATTAGATATTTATTATCCACCATTCCCCTGTTTCCACTAATAGGGGCCGGGTGCCGTGAGACTGAGCATTCATGATGTATAGTTAATATAGCTAGTATTTAGCAATAAACAAAAACCGAACATAGGAGAGCGTTGAATAGTTACTATTACTTGTAGAAGGCCCGGCCATCAACCCTTAAATCAATATATTCAGATGGTTTTTTATTCTCTGCGGCAAGTAAATCTAGTGTAGAGCTAAGCGATCTAATTTGCGATTCTGGTGATGCCAGAGAGTTAAATCTGATTTCGTACCCAGAGGTAGTTTGGACTCTGAGTTCTACAGTGGTATCTGATACGGACATCAGACTTGGCCCGAGATTACTCGACTTAATAAATTCGAAGACCTTATTGGTAAAGTCGACAAAATCCCTGCCGACAACTCTGTCTCCAGTTTTGGTAGGAATGTTACTATTATCATTTACAAGGGGTAGTTCGCCAAGCTGACCCGCCTGAAGCTCACTCATCACGCTACCATTGACCGACACTACATAACTCTTACTACCAGTTTTCCAGACCAACGAAGGTTTTTGTTCATCTGTCTTTATGCTAAGCCTGTTAGGAAAAGATTTCTGCACTATGATGGATTCTTGGCCCGTGAAAGTTTTCTGCAAGCTAGTCTTTAACTCTCCTCCATTCATAAAAAGCCAATTTCTTCCCAGTAGTCTAGATGACAAATACTTGTCTGTCTCTTCTTTTAGCCCCTGTGATAAAGATGTGTTCGGTCCTTGTACATCTACCCTACTTATCAGAAATAGATTAGAGAAAAAAACTGCATAGGTAACCAATGTTAAAGCAATAATATAGGGAGAATAATGCCATAGTCTTCGCAGTATATCAGATAGCCTCATTGCTTCTTTGGGCTTGGCTGAGCCATCTGGATCATTACTTTTTAGAGGCATAAATTCATAAGCCCTTTTTACATCTCGACGCTTCAAGCTTTTGCTCCAGGTGAACTATGTTTGCCAGTGTTTACAATTATGTTTGCCAAATCCTCGGCTGAATTGGGTATGAAAAATTTATGAATTGTATCAGAAATATAAGCTAATGATTTTTTATCACCAATCAGCCTAGAGATCTCGTTAATAAGGCCCAAGCCTTCCATATCCTTTTGCTGT is from Patescibacteria group bacterium and encodes:
- a CDS encoding type IV secretion system DNA-binding domain-containing protein; protein product: MEIIINIITTLAQTIGIILFQFWGWVFIAGWLAYQIYSNNKKIAYIDRIDHTLLQIIVPKDNEKSELSAEQLFASLHGILKPIKEDSAIQEHISFEIVSHDHLIYFYVWCPRHLKDYVESQIYAQYPLVQITEMDKDYSKKDLLGRTAFTTEVVLVKNQIFPIKTFATFEVDPLAGLTTVLSSLGDSEEIWIQMLLEPVDDSWHKASLAYVDEVKNGKKLGLSDDLRNKSLKAPGKLISSLVSAAFTPETYRENSSAKSKGGDKKELSPGQTTLLAAVEAKAEKLGYGVKIRVCYIGQNPAAAKQRLQALVGGFKQFNTVNLNGFGGTQMVEGTDGLEDYQSRKFEDDGYILNIEEAASIFHLPHTSVETPNIAYTSTKVGEPPAGLPTLNNTKAEDLSLFGSTTFRQGNIKFGIKRIDRERHLYIIGKSGVGKSFMLNLLTLSDIYQNEGFAVVDPHGDFAQDIMKFIPENRIKDVIYINPDDSNFPVAFNPMEYTDENRRNNIASEIVGVLKKMFGDSWGPRLEHILRFTLLALLETPDTTMLGITRMLTDKNYRKTIVDNISDPIVKAFWVTEFASWNDKFASEAVQPVLNKVGAFTAVPIVRNIIGQPKSSFSFREAMDNGKIIIVNLSRGLIGEDNAAILGSLIITKIQLDAMSRSDIKNVADRRPFYLYVDEFQNFATESFAVILSEARKYGLRLTVANQYISQMPDEVRDAVFGNVGSMVTFRVGADDADYLSKYFEPVFEPKDLVNLDKRDIYVSMSIGGQTSNAFSAKSLNMPTPQYDHTQAIIENSRENYSLKRADVEALIANWVSPESPKGNESNGKPQLTGGNSANPVANTASAKPAQIRPEISGVEPKKYSELIKSKPNTNRKRYNNSNKYKSNKSY
- a CDS encoding cell division protein FtsQ/DivIB; translated protein: MPLKSNDPDGSAKPKEAMRLSDILRRLWHYSPYIIALTLVTYAVFFSNLFLISRVDVQGPNTSLSQGLKEETDKYLSSRLLGRNWLFMNGGELKTSLQKTFTGQESIIVQKSFPNRLSIKTDEQKPSLVWKTGSKSYVVSVNGSVMSELQAGQLGELPLVNDNSNIPTKTGDRVVGRDFVDFTNKVFEFIKSSNLGPSLMSVSDTTVELRVQTTSGYEIRFNSLASPESQIRSLSSTLDLLAAENKKPSEYIDLRVDGRAFYK